Proteins found in one Phycisphaerae bacterium genomic segment:
- a CDS encoding sugar phosphate isomerase/epimerase family protein — MSLKLGYNTNGFEHHALDDAIEIIAEIGYQSVAITLDVDQLNPFGEDIEEETRHVRRRLEKWGLSCVIETGARFLLDPLHKHEPTLISKDSEGRKRRVDFLERAVAIAADLGADAVSFWSGRKPEGLPEIVAHECLVEGCRELGAHAVTRGVNLAFEPEPGMFIETMAQYDRLRAELESPLLGSILGLTLDVGHVHCIGDGDPAARIREFRDGLLNVHIEDMRRGVHEHLMFGEGEMRFEPIMAALREIDYTGGVHVELSRHSKDAVAAARKAFDFLSPMCE; from the coding sequence ATGTCCCTGAAGCTCGGTTACAACACGAACGGGTTCGAGCATCATGCTCTCGACGATGCCATCGAGATCATCGCGGAGATTGGCTACCAATCCGTGGCCATCACGCTTGATGTCGACCAGTTGAATCCCTTCGGGGAGGACATTGAGGAGGAGACGCGGCATGTCCGCCGTCGGCTAGAAAAGTGGGGACTGTCGTGCGTCATCGAAACGGGCGCTCGGTTTCTGCTCGACCCTCTCCACAAGCACGAACCGACCTTGATTTCCAAGGATTCCGAGGGCCGCAAGCGGCGGGTGGATTTTCTCGAGCGGGCAGTAGCCATCGCGGCCGATCTGGGGGCGGACGCCGTCAGCTTCTGGTCCGGACGCAAGCCCGAAGGCTTGCCTGAAATTGTCGCCCACGAGTGTCTTGTTGAAGGATGCCGCGAACTAGGGGCCCATGCTGTAACCCGGGGCGTGAATCTTGCGTTTGAACCGGAGCCCGGCATGTTCATCGAGACTATGGCACAGTATGACCGGCTGCGCGCCGAACTGGAGAGCCCCCTCCTCGGCTCGATACTGGGTCTTACGCTGGATGTGGGACATGTTCATTGCATAGGCGACGGCGATCCGGCGGCAAGAATCCGTGAGTTTCGGGATGGACTGCTCAACGTGCATATCGAAGACATGCGCCGGGGCGTCCACGAGCACCTGATGTTCGGGGAAGGCGAAATGCGTTTCGAGCCGATCATGGCCGCGCTCCGCGAGATTGACTACACTGGCGGCGTGCACGTGGAGCTGAGCCGCCACAGCAAGGACGCGGTCGCGGCGGCGCGGAAGGCGTTTGATTTTCTTTCACCGATGTGCGAATAG